From Heteronotia binoei isolate CCM8104 ecotype False Entrance Well chromosome 17, APGP_CSIRO_Hbin_v1, whole genome shotgun sequence, one genomic window encodes:
- the VSIG10L gene encoding V-set and immunoglobulin domain-containing protein 10-like, translating into MARCWHWGTCFSAIFAGWLLALLVPLAPALPSVPLDRLAGDNTFLAIPFSLPAPEVPSLIAWQKDATNLATGSFRPNFSVLVAPSYRPRFSVDPTSGSLNITALIPADSGVYTVALFPLESVERKANITLRVYEEVGDVSVVPTSAEADERDSSVTLTCSPVRGSITWTKDGQTLDENSRFQLSGGSLKINNLQRTDSGTYRCTISNPFSNGTGTSQLTVYYGPDTPSITVSSPGQDVEAEGFVLVNTSVNLTCLAPSQPQAEIYWNVADDQDLLVPSSPSLPLPSVQLNQAGMYWCVAINRRTNGRVRNTYSLIVAQRPIGYPQCSVSSKNSGSSLLFNCSWPGGSPDPRLRFQGLPEDKEVTSSHLEQLVDSPFLAGLSGQNVTCFASHLTGNRSCSVIPEAPSGVFLSFQASEEEGTVAMEMRCQGTFNPAEIEWLQSGQPLVPAGDRYKLSLDGTRLTILNFTTPQDLGNYSARCSNPLGSQSANLTLIGPTVAESTVSRKPNPRSAYITWKIPSGSAVTSFRIQMQGPSQGRSASAWEMVECLDAGNRSVTVTELDPWSSYSFRVVPFLGTQAGNSSHVLTLQAEPYLSAGAIAGIVIGSILGFLLILLLIFLVIFFCRARRRKVPPTPPENQQHYLSRQFPHGRESNEPSWGNPRWSSGDSDFYSITYEEHLRRHGGLATLPIDTRDRKHNNSATPLPRPTGTNVRNATQV; encoded by the exons tcCCCCTAGCTCCTGCCCTTCCTTCTGTCCCCCTGGATAGGCTTGCTGGCGACAACACCTTTCTCGCCATCCCGTTCTCTTTACCCGCTCCTGAGGTTCCAAGCCTCATTGCCTGGCAGAAGGATGCGACCAACCTGGCCACAGGAAGCTTCAGGCCCAACTTCTCAGTCCTGGTGGCGCCCAGTTACCGGCCTCGGTTCTCCGTGGATCCCACGAGCGGGAGTCTCAATATCACTGCACTGATCCCCGCTGATTCGGGTGTCTACACAGTGGCACTGTTCCCCCTAGAAAGCGTGGAGCGGAAGGCAAACATCACGCTCAGGGTGTATG AGGAGGTGGGCGACGTCTCTGTGGTCCCAACATCTGCGGAGGCCGACGAAAGGGACAGCTCAGTGACCCTAACATGTAGCCCGGTCCGAGGGTCCATCACCTGGACCAAGGATGGTCAGACCCTGGACGAGAATTCCCGATTCCAGCTCTCCGGCGGCTCCCTGAAAATCAACAACCTTCAACGCACTGATTCAGGGACCTACCGTTGCACCATCTCCAATCCTTTCAGTAATGGGACAGGCACGTCTCAGCTCACTGTCTACT ATGGCCCCGACACCCCGAGCATCACTGTCTCCTCGCCGGGTCAGGACGTCGAAGCAGAGGGCTTTGTGTTGGTGAACACCAGCGTGAACCTGACGTGTCTGGCCCCTTCCCAACCACAAGCGGAGATCTACTGGAACGTGGCAGATGATCAGGATCTCCTGGTGCCTTCTTCACCTAGTCTTCCGCTCCCCAGCGTGCAGCTGAATCAGGCCGGGATGTATTGGTGTGTGGCCATCAACCGGCGCACCAATGGGAGAGTCCGAAATACCTACAGTCTCATCGTTGCCC AACGACCCATTGGATACCCCCAGTGTTCTGTGTCTTCGAAAAACAGTGGATCTTCTTTGCTTTTCAATTGTTCCTGGCCGGGGGGATCACCTGATCCCCGTTTAAGATTCCAGGGCCTTCCGGAGGACAAGGAGGTGACTTCCTCTCACTTGGAGCAACTGGTGGACTCTCCCTTCCTAGCTGGGCTCAGTGGCCAGAACGTCACCTGCTTTGCAAGCCATTTGACTGGGAATAGGAGCTGCAGCGTCATCCCAG AAGCCCCCTCTGGGGTCTTCCTCTCATTCCAGGCCTCCGAGGAGGAAGGGACAGTTGCCATGGAAATGCGCTGTCAGGGCACCTTCAACCCGGCCGAGATCGAGTGGCTTCAGAGCGGGCAGCCACTGGTTCCCGCTGGAGACCGTTACAAGCTCAGCCTTGATGGAACCAGGCTCACCATCTTGAACTTCACCACCCCCCAAGACCTGGGGAATTAcagcgcccgctgctccaatccgcTGGGATCCCAGAGTGCCAATCTCACTCTCATTG GTCCCACCGTCGCAGAGTCAACTGTGTCCCGTAAACCCAATCCCAGATCTGCGTACATCACCTGGAAGATTCCCAGTGGATCAGCGGTCACCAGCTTCCGGATCCAGATGCAAGGACCTTCGCAAGGCCGTTCTGCCTCAGCGTGGGAAATGGTGGAATGTCTGGACGCTGGCAACCGGTCCGTCACTGTGACTGAGCTGGACCCCTGGTCCTCATACTCCTTCCGTGTGGTGCCCTTCTTGGGAACCCAGGCTGGAAACTCTTCTCACGTCCTGACCCTCCAGGCAG AGCCGTACTTGAGTGCTGGTGCCATTGCCGGAATTGTGATCGGCTCCATCTTGGGCTTCCTTTTGATCCTCCTTTTGATCTTCCTGGTCATCTTCTTCTGCCGAG CCCGCAGACGGAAAGTCCCCCCCACACCACCGGAGAATCAGCAACATTACCTTTCTCGCCAG TTTCCGCATGGCAGGGAGTCCAACGAGCCCTCTTGGGGTAATCCTCGCTGGTCTTCTGGAGACTCGGACTTCTACAGCATCACCTACGAGGAACACCTGCGCAGACATGGGGGGCTGGCGACCTTG